The Paracholeplasma brassicae genome contains a region encoding:
- a CDS encoding nucleoside phosphorylase: MPIEKTYRDSIEIIDISKVTTPYHRTYKTLILTFQSKVLQSLLDNALIKPIDDLLFGSSHGKYHAYEVIDNENIIFFLSPIGAPTTVGILEEMTYRLKIENVVMYGSCGLLDHNAAKTNLIIPTKAYRDEGTSYHYMKASEFVEINHYQIVEHLFKEANIPYTLGYTWTTDAFYRETEAIVKERIEQGCITVEMEVSAIQAFANLRKIHFYPFLYGADSLIDLVWDKKTLGSEPISSRLWYFRIAVYLASKLS; encoded by the coding sequence ATGCCAATTGAAAAAACCTATAGAGATTCAATCGAAATTATTGACATATCTAAAGTCACAACGCCCTATCATCGTACATATAAAACCCTCATACTAACATTTCAAAGTAAAGTTCTACAAAGTTTGTTAGATAATGCGTTAATTAAACCGATTGATGACTTACTATTTGGTTCATCTCATGGTAAATATCACGCGTACGAGGTAATTGATAATGAGAACATAATCTTTTTCTTATCACCAATAGGTGCTCCGACTACCGTAGGTATACTAGAAGAAATGACTTACAGGCTAAAAATTGAAAATGTTGTGATGTATGGGAGTTGTGGTTTGTTAGACCATAATGCGGCAAAAACAAACCTAATCATTCCGACCAAAGCTTATCGTGATGAAGGCACAAGCTACCATTACATGAAGGCCAGTGAATTTGTCGAGATCAATCATTATCAAATAGTGGAACATCTATTTAAAGAGGCGAATATTCCTTACACGCTTGGTTATACTTGGACAACGGATGCGTTCTATCGAGAAACCGAAGCAATCGTAAAAGAGCGAATTGAACAAGGATGTATTACTGTCGAAATGGAAGTGAGTGCAATCCAAGCATTTGCTAATCTAAGAAAAATCCACTTTTACCCCTTTTTGTATGGTGCGGATAGTCTGATTGATTTGGTGTGGGACAAGAAAACCCTTGGCAGTGAGCCAATATCGTCACGTTTATGGTATTTTAGGATCGCTGTTTATCTTGCTTCAAAACTAAGTTAA
- a CDS encoding IS3 family transposase, translating to MDERHQISVSRVLNILGVSTSGFYDYIKREPSKQALRKKEIKTQIQIKYEESKQIYGAPKITEKLKDTSVKIAVKTVSNYMRELDIRAIYRSKWIKTTVDSDFSTNLENLVKREFDTDKPNSLWVTDITYIWTYTGFVYLTSVMDLFSRKIIAWDLSDSLSVDSVVRCIKRAKERRNLDKPLIIHSDRGIQYVSKEYLSLMDSNMRPSYSKKADPWDNACIESFHAIIKREWLKRFKTKDLEHAQQLVFEYIETFYNTVRIHGTLGYISPNQYEKQYENSRNARLEPIF from the coding sequence TTGGATGAGAGACACCAAATTTCGGTTTCCAGAGTGCTGAATATTTTAGGTGTTTCTACTTCTGGGTTTTACGATTACATCAAAAGAGAACCCAGTAAACAAGCGTTACGTAAAAAAGAAATTAAAACACAGATTCAAATCAAATATGAAGAATCAAAACAAATCTATGGTGCACCTAAGATTACTGAGAAGTTAAAAGATACAAGCGTAAAGATAGCCGTTAAGACAGTATCTAATTACATGAGAGAATTAGATATTAGAGCGATATATCGCTCTAAATGGATAAAAACAACTGTTGATAGTGATTTCAGCACTAATCTAGAAAACTTAGTCAAACGAGAATTTGACACTGATAAACCAAATAGTCTGTGGGTCACAGACATTACATATATTTGGACTTATACAGGGTTTGTATACCTAACAAGTGTGATGGATTTATTCAGTCGTAAAATCATCGCTTGGGATCTATCAGATAGCTTATCTGTAGATTCAGTTGTTAGATGTATTAAACGTGCAAAAGAAAGACGAAATTTGGATAAACCACTGATTATTCATAGTGATCGTGGGATACAATATGTTTCAAAAGAGTATTTGAGTTTAATGGATTCTAACATGAGACCAAGCTATTCAAAGAAAGCAGACCCATGGGATAATGCATGTATAGAATCCTTTCACGCCATTATCAAACGTGAATGGTTAAAGAGATTTAAGACAAAAGATTTAGAGCACGCTCAGCAACTAGTGTTTGAATATATTGAAACATTTTACAATACTGTAAGGATACATGGCACCTTAGGATATATTTCTCCTAATCAGTATGAAAAGCAATACGAAAACTCGAGGAATGCGAGATTAGAACCTATATTCTAG
- a CDS encoding transposase, giving the protein MAKQYDKQFKLDTIKYRQTHPELSVAAVCRNLNISEPTYYKWSAEYKNDGDINHRGSGNFSNDLEKENARLRKELQAKEDALRILKKAISIQNEEPK; this is encoded by the coding sequence ATGGCAAAACAGTATGATAAACAGTTTAAACTAGACACAATCAAGTACCGACAAACACATCCGGAATTAAGTGTCGCGGCAGTGTGTCGAAACCTTAATATATCAGAACCGACATATTATAAATGGTCAGCTGAATATAAAAATGATGGTGATATTAATCACAGAGGTAGTGGTAATTTTTCAAATGATTTAGAAAAAGAAAATGCACGACTACGAAAAGAACTTCAAGCTAAAGAAGACGCGCTTAGAATCTTAAAAAAAGCCATCAGCATTCAAAACGAGGAACCCAAGTAA
- a CDS encoding ATP-binding cassette domain-containing protein: protein MSEIKEQLPKEIEVVGAKANNLKDVSVSIPLHKMTVITGVSGSGKSSLAMDTIYAEGNRRYLNALSAYSRRRIEQKTQAEFESIKHLPSTIALTQRPEVPSIRTTVGTLTEIFNIIRLMFSRLGSHVCPNGHRMEPTLLVSKAMNFPETNPLAGIVDCPFCGMKFKAPGAINFSFNADGACLQCGGSGEERVIEISKIIPDENLTLREGAVLSWKLPGRTQMPLLAQELGVRIDIPYNALSIDEKNIVLYGPSVKKKVVIPANGKIFNLDFNYENAFLAVENSIKNTTNETGMLRLNRFYSTVKCSACNGSRFNQAALTTLLSSKNIVEVSAMDLQELSDFSAKILDETIPEMKQLAKKLIMELKELIEPLLKLGIDYLTLDRSGHTLSTGELQRIQLARTIRNEITGILYVLDEPSVGLHQENIDGLLKIVDKLISQGNTVLIVEHEISMIRKADYIIEIGPKAGDLGGELIASGSLNDVIKNEQSIIAKYLNGKINLRQYTHECNLKDEDQFSINVHNKHNVKKVKATFYKNALNVVTGLSGSGKTTVVLDSLIPALHGQNTSDTLEGNYQFDKIVEIDATPIGKNIRSTVATYTNMMDELRKIYASLPQSKNQKYTISNFSYNNKEGACPYCEGMGRIKMDVQYLPDMTEVCPNCQGRRFNEKILSIKWKGYTIADVMNLSINEAITIFNEHKNMKETLNILNDIGLGYLKIGEQTPSLSGGEAQRLKLSLHLKKQFKNTLFVFDEPSIGLHPDDVQTLLKVMRRLIFKGATIIVIEHDLDIMINADHLIDMGPRGGKYGGQVIYSGSIKGLIADKKSITAKHLRNYINSMNLDIQYIL, encoded by the coding sequence ATGAGTGAAATAAAAGAACAGTTACCTAAGGAAATTGAAGTTGTTGGAGCAAAAGCGAATAATTTGAAGGATGTTTCTGTGTCTATACCGTTACACAAAATGACTGTTATCACAGGTGTATCAGGAAGTGGGAAATCTTCACTAGCTATGGATACAATTTATGCTGAGGGAAATAGAAGATATCTAAATGCCCTTTCGGCCTACTCAAGAAGAAGAATTGAGCAAAAGACGCAAGCTGAATTTGAAAGTATAAAACATTTACCTTCAACAATTGCATTAACGCAAAGGCCGGAGGTGCCTAGCATTCGGACAACCGTTGGCACTTTAACAGAGATATTTAATATCATTAGATTAATGTTTTCACGTTTGGGGTCCCACGTTTGTCCAAATGGTCACCGTATGGAGCCAACATTATTAGTTTCAAAAGCAATGAATTTTCCAGAAACCAACCCTTTAGCGGGTATTGTTGATTGCCCTTTTTGTGGTATGAAATTTAAAGCGCCAGGTGCCATAAACTTTTCATTTAATGCGGATGGTGCTTGTCTTCAGTGTGGAGGCAGTGGGGAAGAAAGAGTGATTGAAATCTCAAAAATTATTCCAGATGAGAACTTAACATTAAGAGAAGGAGCAGTTTTATCTTGGAAATTGCCAGGTAGAACTCAAATGCCACTGTTAGCTCAAGAACTTGGTGTACGGATTGATATTCCTTATAATGCGTTAAGTATTGATGAGAAAAACATTGTGTTATATGGACCAAGTGTTAAAAAGAAGGTCGTGATTCCTGCAAATGGAAAAATCTTTAATTTAGATTTTAATTATGAAAATGCATTTTTAGCAGTTGAAAACAGTATTAAAAATACGACAAATGAAACAGGTATGTTGCGACTTAATCGATTTTATTCAACTGTCAAATGTAGTGCATGCAATGGTAGTAGATTTAATCAAGCTGCTTTAACGACGTTGTTGTCATCAAAGAATATTGTTGAAGTATCTGCAATGGATTTACAAGAGTTATCTGATTTTTCAGCAAAAATTTTAGACGAGACGATACCTGAAATGAAGCAATTAGCAAAAAAGTTAATTATGGAATTAAAGGAATTGATTGAGCCTTTATTGAAGTTGGGTATTGATTATTTGACATTAGATAGAAGTGGACATACGCTTTCTACGGGCGAACTGCAACGTATTCAATTGGCCAGAACAATAAGGAATGAAATTACAGGGATTCTATATGTCCTTGATGAACCAAGTGTTGGTTTACATCAGGAAAATATTGATGGCTTACTAAAAATTGTGGACAAACTCATTAGTCAAGGAAACACTGTACTGATTGTTGAACATGAAATATCCATGATTCGTAAGGCTGATTATATCATAGAAATCGGACCAAAAGCTGGAGATTTAGGGGGAGAACTCATTGCTTCTGGCTCACTTAATGATGTCATTAAAAATGAACAATCTATCATTGCCAAGTATTTAAATGGCAAGATTAACCTTAGACAATACACTCATGAATGTAATCTTAAGGATGAGGACCAATTTAGCATTAACGTCCATAACAAACATAATGTGAAGAAGGTTAAAGCTACATTTTATAAAAACGCTTTAAACGTTGTCACTGGATTGTCGGGTTCAGGTAAAACGACAGTCGTATTAGATAGTTTAATTCCAGCACTTCATGGTCAGAATACAAGTGATACATTAGAAGGTAATTATCAGTTTGATAAAATTGTAGAAATAGATGCAACCCCTATTGGAAAAAATATAAGATCTACAGTTGCAACTTATACCAATATGATGGATGAACTTAGAAAAATATATGCGTCACTCCCTCAATCTAAGAATCAAAAGTATACGATTTCAAACTTTTCTTATAATAATAAAGAAGGTGCTTGTCCTTATTGTGAGGGCATGGGTAGGATAAAAATGGATGTTCAGTATTTACCTGATATGACAGAGGTTTGTCCAAATTGTCAAGGTCGACGATTTAATGAAAAAATTCTAAGTATTAAATGGAAAGGATATACGATAGCAGATGTTATGAATTTATCTATTAATGAGGCTATCACTATTTTTAATGAACATAAAAATATGAAAGAAACATTAAATATTTTAAACGATATAGGATTAGGGTACTTAAAAATAGGTGAACAAACCCCGTCACTTTCTGGAGGAGAGGCCCAACGTTTAAAGCTATCACTACACTTAAAAAAACAATTCAAGAATACACTTTTCGTATTTGATGAACCTAGTATTGGATTGCATCCGGATGATGTGCAGACTTTATTAAAAGTGATGAGAAGACTTATTTTTAAAGGTGCCACTATTATTGTGATAGAGCATGATTTAGATATAATGATTAACGCAGATCATTTAATTGATATGGGACCTAGGGGTGGTAAATACGGAGGGCAAGTCATTTATTCAGGCAGTATTAAAGGATTAATAGCGGATAAGAAGAGCATTACCGCTAAGCACCTTAGAAACTACATAAATAGTATGAATTTAGACATTCAGTATATTTTATAA
- a CDS encoding nuclear transport factor 2 family protein translates to MSKKSVLEVFNAYNDALVKGDFPAVFEQMVDDVKWHQPGKNSLSGLVVGKQALGAHLGQFAERSNGTFKVVTNWVSSNDDLVAANVTFLADRDGIKLDMNGIDLFRIKDGKIQEVWLFSSEQDVEDSFGNK, encoded by the coding sequence ATGAGTAAAAAAAGTGTATTAGAAGTTTTTAATGCATATAATGATGCATTGGTAAAAGGTGATTTTCCTGCAGTATTCGAACAAATGGTAGATGATGTAAAATGGCATCAACCAGGAAAAAATTCACTTTCAGGATTAGTAGTTGGAAAACAAGCACTTGGTGCACATTTAGGTCAATTTGCAGAAAGAAGTAATGGTACATTTAAGGTTGTTACAAATTGGGTATCAAGTAATGATGATTTGGTTGCTGCTAATGTTACTTTCTTAGCAGATCGAGATGGCATTAAACTTGATATGAATGGTATTGATCTTTTTAGAATTAAAGATGGAAAAATTCAAGAGGTTTGGTTGTTTTCATCAGAACAAGATGTCGAAGATAGTTTTGGAAATAAATAG
- a CDS encoding winged helix-turn-helix transcriptional regulator, which produces MQSIYGKCPFATTQRVLQGKWAIVVLFQLSSGKKRFNQLEKSLPEITRTALTRQLRQLEEDKLIIRTVYPEVPPRVEYLLSPIGDKFKKVLDEIEIFGLDYIAQLIS; this is translated from the coding sequence ATGCAAAGTATTTATGGAAAATGTCCCTTTGCTACAACGCAAAGAGTTCTTCAAGGAAAATGGGCGATTGTTGTTCTTTTTCAATTAAGTAGTGGTAAAAAAAGATTCAATCAACTAGAAAAATCACTTCCAGAAATCACAAGAACTGCACTAACACGTCAATTAAGACAGCTTGAAGAAGACAAGCTCATCATTAGAACTGTTTATCCAGAAGTTCCACCACGTGTAGAATATTTATTAAGTCCCATCGGAGATAAGTTTAAAAAAGTCTTAGATGAGATTGAAATTTTTGGTTTAGATTATATTGCACAATTAATTTCATAA
- a CDS encoding phage holin, LLH family, with protein sequence MINAEGYYTSGEQKKKYVLSNIQSFLKQNNISISDEVIDAIIESVIKVSKSINK encoded by the coding sequence CTGATTAATGCTGAAGGATATTATACAAGTGGTGAACAAAAAAAGAAGTATGTTTTATCAAATATTCAAAGTTTTTTAAAACAAAACAATATAAGTATTTCTGATGAAGTGATTGATGCGATCATTGAATCAGTGATAAAAGTATCAAAAAGCATTAATAAATGA
- a CDS encoding IS3 family transposase: MSVVERFFGTLKCETIYLQKVKSLSDLIKTIDEYIYWYNHDRIKLTLDGYSPIQYRLMNQQMI; encoded by the coding sequence ATGTCAGTGGTTGAAAGATTCTTCGGGACACTTAAGTGTGAAACAATCTATTTACAGAAAGTTAAATCACTATCGGATTTGATTAAGACCATTGATGAGTATATTTATTGGTATAATCACGATAGAATAAAATTAACTCTAGATGGTTATTCACCTATTCAATATAGGTTAATGAACCAACAAATGATATAA
- a CDS encoding IS3 family transposase, with the protein MTYSQSLKNRNKQKYQVVQELRRKYALIDLLLISGLPKSIYDYYEHQNETDKYHDIKILISEIFEASNKTYGYRRIKLALQNFYEVKIAYKTVVKLMKELPIVCKVRKKRYRYISQISNKITPNLLKRDFKKDEPNIAWVTDVSEFRFNRKRLYLSVIQDLYNGEVKGYQISRSQNQDLILKTLKKSINPNEDLSKLLMHSGQGILYQSPKYRNYRKKSSFTQSISTKGNAY; encoded by the coding sequence ATTACTTATAGCCAAAGTTTAAAAAACAGGAACAAACAAAAATACCAAGTAGTCCAGGAACTAAGGCGAAAATATGCACTAATAGATCTACTTCTAATATCAGGACTTCCAAAATCTATTTACGATTATTATGAACATCAAAATGAGACTGATAAATATCATGATATTAAGATACTTATTTCAGAAATCTTTGAAGCTAGTAACAAAACATATGGCTATAGACGTATTAAACTCGCACTTCAAAACTTCTATGAGGTCAAAATAGCGTATAAGACGGTTGTGAAGCTTATGAAAGAGCTACCCATCGTCTGTAAGGTAAGAAAAAAGAGATATCGCTATATCTCCCAAATATCAAACAAAATTACACCCAATCTACTTAAGAGAGACTTTAAAAAAGATGAACCTAATATCGCATGGGTCACAGATGTATCAGAGTTTAGATTTAATCGTAAACGTTTATATCTATCTGTCATTCAAGATCTTTACAATGGCGAAGTCAAAGGTTATCAAATATCTAGAAGTCAGAATCAAGATTTAATCTTAAAGACACTGAAGAAATCAATCAACCCAAATGAAGACTTATCAAAGCTTCTCATGCACTCTGGTCAAGGCATTCTATACCAATCACCTAAATATCGTAATTACCGTAAGAAATCATCATTTACTCAATCCATAAGTACTAAAGGTAATGCCTATTAA
- a CDS encoding transposase — translation MKDKKKKNRLWSGEFKLKVVIDIIENELSYSQAARKYDMYLSSGSLNDTLPARWVYQYRLYGKERFFQTPKDYRKNPVRQFYKPSKEIEQSLELKVKHLEMELEY, via the coding sequence ATGAAAGACAAAAAGAAAAAGAATAGACTATGGAGCGGAGAATTCAAGTTAAAAGTCGTTATAGATATCATTGAAAATGAACTCTCATACAGTCAAGCGGCACGCAAATATGATATGTATTTATCATCAGGGAGTCTAAATGATACACTACCTGCAAGATGGGTTTATCAGTATAGGCTCTATGGTAAAGAACGATTCTTTCAAACACCTAAAGACTATCGTAAGAATCCAGTTAGACAGTTCTATAAACCATCCAAAGAGATCGAACAAAGTCTTGAACTTAAAGTTAAACACTTAGAAATGGAACTAGAATACTAG